From Pelmatolapia mariae isolate MD_Pm_ZW linkage group LG22, Pm_UMD_F_2, whole genome shotgun sequence, a single genomic window includes:
- the LOC135933840 gene encoding XK-related protein 8-like: protein MSDTQGESKYTCWDFLITCVGLPLFLTDIGLDIWAAIIFYQEKAYACLGVLLLLLVGSTLLAQAYSWFWYSYDDFKMKTKVEGLPTQRQLTVLHVCQLGVYVRHAGVLEMAVRSMYKKPKTEDITVSLTHDLSMLRIIETFSESAPQLTLMLTIILQKGHLDPVTVLKAIGSASAIAFSVTAYHRSLRSFLPDKEKQQITSSVIYFIWNLVLISSRLTALALFASVLPCFIFTHFICSWLVLFFFAWRCKTEFMESPCGEWLYRATVGLIWYFNWFSVVEGKTRYRTALYHGYILTEICILCAVWCWKMSTDPPDFVIEPMHALITAACVVAVYILGLILKAIYYKFFHPNLDKNKIKWTSTEQQPVNEPNVGDEVDACRFTAKAAPSPPPQPCCNKRMRKLAESFYC, encoded by the exons ATGTCAGACACTCAGGGTGAGTCTAAATACACCTGCTGGGATTTTCTCATCACTTGTGTGGGCCTGCCCTTGTTTCTGACTGACATAGGGCTGGATATATGGGCCGCTATTATCTTCTACCAAGAAAAGGCATATGCCTGCCTCGGTGTTCTGCTGCTGCTACTTGTGGGGTCAACACTGCTGGCTCAAGCTTACAGCTGGTTTTGGTACAGCTATGACGATTTTAAGATGAAGACAAAGGTTGAAGGCCTGCCTACCCAGAGGCAGCTCACGGTTCTGCACGTTTGTCAGCTCGGAGTTTACGTCAG gcATGCAGGAGTCCTGGAAATGGCAGTACGAAGCATGTACA AGAAACCTAAGACTGAGGACATTACCGTGTCCTTGACCCACGATCTAAGCATGTTACGGATCATAGAGACATTTTCAGAGAGCGCCCCTCAGCTCACGCTCATGCTCACCATCATTCTGCAGAAGGGTCACCTGGATCCTGTGACAG TGTTGAAGGCTATCGGTTCAGCTTCAGCTATCGCTTTTAGCGTGACGGCCTACCATCGCTCGCTGCGCTCTTTCCTGCCTGACAAGGAGAAGCAGCAAATAACCTCATCAGTCATCTACTTCATCTGGAACCTGGTTCTCATCTCTTCTCGTCTCACTGCCCTCGCTCTTTTCGCCTCCGTGCTGCCCTGCTTCATCTTCACCCACTTCATCTGCTCTTGGCTGGTTTTATTCTTCTTCGCTTGGCGATGCAAGACAGAGTTCATGGAAAGTCCTTGTGGAGAATGGCTTTATCGAGCCACTGTTGGCCTCATTTGGTATTTTAACTGGTTTAGTGTGGTGGAGGGGAAGACGCGGTACAGGACTGCGCTCTATCACGGGTATATACTAACTGAAATTTGCATCCTCTGTGCTGTGTGGTGCTGGAAGATGAGCACAGATCCTCCTGATTTTGTGATAGAGCCCATGCACGCTTTaatcacagctgcctgtgtTGTTGCAGTTTACATCCTTGGTCTAATACTTAAAGCTATTTATTATAAGTTTTTCCATCCAAACCTTGACAAAAATAAGATTAAATGGACCAGCACAGAGCAGCAACCTGTAAATGAGCCAAACGTGGGTGATGAAGTGGACGCATGTAGGTTTACAGCCAAAGCAGCCCCCTCCCCACCACCACAACCATGTTGTAATAAAAGAATGAGGAAGCTGGCTGAGAGCTTCTACTGCTAA
- the LOC135933858 gene encoding XK-related protein 8-like, translating into MPGSEDEFKCCTRDFLFTCVDLLLFLFDIGLDIWAAVSLYKQEAYVYFSLLLLFLLGSSMLVQVYSWLWYRYDDFKMKTKIEKKPSQCQLKLLHVFQLGIFFRLFHECVQCVHSAPGVMEKSVQSLYRKRADAESVAKFLRQDLRILRFIETFSESAPQLALMLTIILHEGRLDPVTELLGSSNKESAFVLTLPLALPSVLKAIGSTLSIASFLTTYDHSMRTFLPEKEKHHMISLVFYFIWNLVLISSRLTALAVFASVLPCFIFAHFICSWLVLFFFAWRSKTDFMDDPRAEWLYRSTVGLIWYFNWFSVAKGMRIRSVLYHAYILIDICILCGLWCWKMSTDPPDFVTHPLTTAACVVAVYVLGLLFKVIYYTFFHPNLDKDKLKGATIPEEQPEDEERSHSVPTRLLKATDNKRMRKLAENFFC; encoded by the exons ATGCCGGGGTCTGAGGATGAGTTTAAATGCTGCACTCGGGACTTTCTCTTCACCTGTGTGGACTTGTTGCTGTTCCTGTTTGATATAGGGTTGGATATATGGGCTGCTGTGTCCCTCTACAAGCAGGAGGCCTACGTGTACTTCAgcctcctgctgctgtttctcttGGGCTCGTCCATGTTGGTTCAGGTGTACAGCTGGCTGTGGTACCGCTACGATGATTTTAAGATGAAGACAAAGATTGAGAAGAAGCCGAGCCAGTGCCAGCTCAAGCTGCTGCATGTTTTCCAGCTGGGGATCTTCTTCAGGTTGTTTCAtgagtgtgttcagtgtgttcaTAGTGCCCCAG GAGTCATGGAGAAGTCTGTGCAAAGCTTATACAGAAAGCGCGCTGACGCTGAGAGTGTGGCCAAGTTTCTGAGACAGGATCTCCGCATTTTGCGTTTCATTGAGACGTTTTCAGAGAGCGCCCCGCAGCTTGCTCTCATGCTCACAATCATTCTGCACGAAGGTCGGCTGGATCCTGTTACAG AATTACTTGGATCTTCTAACAAAGAATCAGCGTTTGTTCTAACTCTGCCCCTCGCTCTCCCCTCAGTGTTGAAGGCCATCGGCTCGACTTTGTCCATCGCCTCCTTTTTGACCACCTACGATCACTCAATGCGCACCTTCCTGCcagagaaggaaaaacaccACATGATCTCATTAGTTTTCTACTTCATCTGGAACCTGGTTCTCATCTCTTCTCGTCTCACTGCTCTCGCTGTTTTCGCCTCCGTGCTGCCCTGCTTCATCTTCGCCCACTTCATCTGCTCTTGGCTGGTTTTATTCTTCTTCGCTTGGCGATCCAAGACGGACTTCATGGATGACCCTCGTGCAGAATGGCTTTACAGATCCACTGTTGGCCTCATTTGGTATTTTAACTGGTTTAGTGTGGCCAAAGGGATGAGGATCAGGTCCGTGCTCTATCACGCGTATATCCTTATTGATATTTGCATCCTCTGTGGTTTGTGGTGCTGGAAGATGAGCACAGATCCTCCTGATTTTGTGACACACCCTTTAACCACGGCTGcctgtgttgttgctgtttacGTCCTTGGTCTGttatttaaagttatttattaTACGTTCTTCCATCCAAACCTTGATAAAGATAAGCTGAAAGGGGCCACCATCCCAGAGGAGCAACCTGAAGATGAAGAGCGATCTCATTCAGTTCCTACACGTCTCCTTAAGGCcactgacaataaaagaatgagGAAGCTGGCCGAGAACTTCTTCTGCTGA
- the LOC135932113 gene encoding interferon-induced very large GTPase 1-like: MTINNINLTTTAPPSLQENWGGPTRGAHGQSVSFAENQRQRALISARGQSACHELRTGPPGPRSLKTTQHQAKAPLNRSKPSRTTTPRICQQPHQNIQPCTSEPKSTQIAGRGSSVKRAASGPVDERNDDKERKPGDKFYESAKTDDNETTDGYTSGNKKKPSQTETEVLLERLQLQDKFQQKLSPADFLQIRPPGKQMDHVTSEKDVAHTFLHKLIMLDYGARYIPVRPDSPEVTTESDNTETDYSDLEDFLKTTADTNEKEKACVHPMDVQMAVFHCSDSFLKQMMITKLSQCQYALPLLVPDPVTKEIQFPLWTFREITKSWKVTQIKDNSKIITMKSVPVYKAETPLVSFFRLGSLSVSKSQLMNTLINNRHDTFFHRNCPGSTKSRYLMDGVAEIAWYCPAGKPNDTFNDCIAFCNLHGDALSHKKQCDILIEKSSINVFLLASLQSNEGSRSLISSLFQSHKPLICLIVNDSRDAVKIKNGNYIMGLKDKNHSDVCEDLKRIIREVLSSLDGPILKPSFQLETMAELSGIRVDETDPACQKGKSAAMEIINLLKKDNMDVSKIKYDFLPCQGQLWHQWSKIHREMFHLRGNIEKEKSRKEQKLMKIRQKQCAASCSKLMQLFTGSLSLMRQKQTDREYFLKWTQTFIDELSIDDVSSILKSYDEKWSEVLALKNKHDKSDLLLRKQTELEDISKKLQSATFGLEHIFREMGQIYEAHKTTQRESRHTDWSKYPELAAQLMISGHPMELMDGDAGHVPLTWISSLLEEVIKKLGDQRVFVLSVLGLQSSGKSTMLNTMFGLQFAVSAGRCTKGAFMQLLKVSEEMKKDLKFDYVLVVDTEGLRALEVEGNNTLHHDNELATFVVGLGNLTLINIFGENPSDMQDILQIVVQDFMRMKEVKLFPSCVFVHQNVTDVAAAEKNMDGKRRLQEKLDQMAKLAAEEEVCYAECFSDVIEFDVQKDVKYCAQLWEGSPPMAPPNPGYSESIQEVKNTILSKASKSAGITFSQFKTKIQDLWTALLNESFIFSFKNILDISVFQKLEVQYGSWTWTLRSIMLTIENQLHNRIENGKVDEVEKSYLFRETSKTYEEVRKEMTKYFEDDKDREILAQWRERFEIKIKEFHDEQVNRVKRKLDRVIQQKKACKNLDENKSEFENKLLQKSKELAHKLKDKAKDEKELQRQFNSVWSSWVTELTAGIKPVEDINLEKDQLTILQELGFEPALIDESKRSGRYKKISEVGNYSGYMKTGGNLLVDSYNKYKARGAFSHEEQEQIRSLIDQAEKESRGAIKNKHVAATGYTQTYLQEMANHVTEKVQKFLSERKYTLNKEFKVDLLLYVFYRAEIWLLESHKKFKMSNDPITYLESKKTQFYTVFRSLCKENSSAVVLGELICERLKVSTLEAVCNKTAIDLAGKMRCNFPAFNGTRQDLEKHVLKSLAKKEEGMKEENFNDFITYIINPRRQTEAFIKAQVEKYIFRDQKDEAVEILKKNADDIKTTVSQALFTATQKVQNQRGDTDMWLKEFSNALKDELTFDKICSENFSDIKDFHFLKEEIQKGFTSITEKMSSLSLDKLNESRHKPEEILIDQLCNCCWVKCPFCAAVCTNTMKDHSPDGHSTPFHRPDGIKGWHRRDTVEFSVNFCTTNVSSDRSFCLKGDSEKYIPYKQYKAAHPPYDTWRITPDGSKLAYWKWFVCQFQTQLEEHYGLKFQGSGAIPDQWKKITKNEAIQSLDEMF; this comes from the exons atgacaatcaacaatataaacctgacaACAACTGCGCCTCCATCCCTGCAGGAGAACTGGGGAGGTCCCACACGGGGCGCCCACGGCCAAAGTGTGAGTTTTGCTGAGAACCAGAGGCAACGGGCACTCATCTCCGCCAGAGGCCAGTCAGCCTGTCACGAGCTGAGAACTGGACCCCCGGGCCCCAGGTCCCTAAAAACCACCCAGCACCAGGCGAAGGCCCCCCTGAACAGGTCCAAGCCATCCCGGACCACCACCCCAAGAATTTGTCAACAACCACACCAGAACATCCAGCCATGCACCTCAGAGCCAAAAAGTACCCAAATCGCAGGGAGGGGCAGCAGCGTCAAGCGGGCAGCG AGTGGCCCAGTGGATGAACGCAATGATGACAAGGAGAGAAAACCAGGAGATAAATTTTATGAATCAGCCAAAACTGATGACAACG AAACAACAGATGGTTACACGAGTGGAAACAAGAAG AAGCCAAGTCAGACAGAAACTGAGGTACTGCTTGAAAGACTTCAACTTCAAGATAAATTTCAGCAGAAGTTGTCTCCTGCAGATTTTCTTCAAATACGTCCACCTGGGAAACAGATGGACCATGTAACATCTGAAAAAGATGTAGCTCACACTTTTCTCCATAAGCTGATAATGTTGGACTACGGGGCCAGATATATTCCTGTAAGACCAGACAGTCCTGAGGTGACCACAGAGTCTGACAACACTGAGACAGATTACAGTGATCTGGAGGATTTCTTGAAAACCACTGCAGACACAAATGAGAAAGAGAAGGCTTGTGTGCATCCAATGGACGTTCAGATGGCAGTATTTCACTGTTCAGACAGTTTCCTGAAACAGATGATGATTACAAAGCTCTCTCAGTGTCAGTATGCCTTACCTTTGCTTGTTCCTGACCCAGTTACAAAGGAGATTCAGTTTCCTCTGTGGACTTTCAGAGAAATAACAAAATCCTGGAAGGTAACTCAAATTAAAGACAACTCAAAGATCATCACCATGAAGAGTGTTCCAGTCTACAAAGCTGAAACACCCTTGGTGTCATTTTTCCGCCTGGGTTCTTTGTCAGTGTCTAAATCTCAGCTGATGAACACTTTGATCAACAACCGTCACGACACCTTCTTCCACAGAAACTGCCCAGGAAGCACCAAGTCTCGCTATTTGATGGATGGTGTGGCAGAGATTGCCTGGTACTGCCCTGCTGGAAAACCCAATGATACCTTCAATGACTGCATTGCCTTTTGTAATCTCCATGGTGATGCTCTATCACATAAAAAACAATGTGACATACTGATTGAAAAATCTTCAatcaatgtttttcttttggcatCTCTGCAAAGCAATGAAGGAAGTCGATCACTCATATCATCTCTTTTTCAGTCTCATAAGCCTCTCATTTGTCTCATTGTTAATGACAGTCGTGATGCTGTTAAGATAAAAAATGGAAATTACATAATGGGTCTTAAAGACAAAAACCACTCAGATGTATGTGAAGACCTGAAAAGGATCATCAGAGAAGTTTTGTCTTCCCTTGATGGTCCCATCTTGAAACCATCCTTCCAGCTTGAAACCATGGCTGAGCTCTCTGGAATCAGAGTGGATGAAACTGACCCAGCCTGTCAAAAAGGGAAATCTGCTGCTATGGAAATAATCAATCTGCTTAAAAAGGATAACATGGATGTCTCAaagataaaatatgattttctcCCGTGTCAAGGCCAACTGTGGCATCAGTGGAGcaaaatacacagagaaatgtttcatctcagaggaaacattgaaaaggagaaaagcagaaaggaaCAAAAACTGATGAAAATACGTCAGAAACAATGTGCTGCTTCCTGCAGTAAACTGATGCAGTTGTTTACTGGAAGTCTCTCATTaatgagacaaaaacaaacagacagagagtATTTCCTAAAATGGACTCAGACCTTCATAGATGAGCTCTCCATAGATGATGTTTCTTCAATTCTCAAAAGTTATGATGAAAAGTGGTCTGAGGTCTTGGCTTTGAAGAACAAACATGACAAATCAGATCTGTTattaagaaaacaaactgaactTGAAGACATATCGAAGAAACTTCAGTCTGCAACTTTTGGTTTGGAGCACATCTTCAGAGAAATGGGACAGATCTATGAAGCccataaaacaacacaaagagagAGCAGACACACTGACTGGTCTAAATACCCTGAGCTGGCTGCACAGCTGATGATATCAGGACACCCGATGGAGCTGATGGATGGTGATGCAGGTCATGTGCCTTTAACATGGATCTCCAGTCTTTTAGAAGAAGTCATCAAGAAACTGGGGGACCAGAGAGTTTTTGTGTTGTCAGTTTTGGGCCTACAAAGCAGTGGAAAATCAACAATGCTGAACACCATGTTTGGGCTGCAGTTTGCAGTGAGTGCTGGCAGGTGCACCAAAGGTGCCTTCATGCAGCTGCTCAAAGTATCAgaggagatgaagaaagacttGAAGTTTGACTATGTTCTAGTGGTGGACACTGAAGGACTGCGTGCTCTTGAGGTAGAAGGTAACAACACTCTTCATCATGACAATGAACTGGCAACATTTGTTGTTGGTCTGGGAAACCTGACACTGATCAACATCTTTGGAGAGAATCCATCTGATATGCAGGACATCCTGCAGATTGTTGTTCAGGATTTCATGAGGATGAAGGAAGTTAAACTTTTTCCcagttgtgtgtttgttcacCAGAATGTCACAGATgttgcagcagcagagaaaaacaTGGATGGAAAGAGACGCCTGCAGGAAAAACTGGACCAGATGGCCAAACTAGCAGCCGAAGAGGAAGTTTGTTATGCAGAGTGCTTCAGTGATGTCATTGAATTTGATGTTCAAAAAGATGTGAAATACTGTGCCCAGCTGTGGGAGGGCAGTCCACCCATGGCTCCTCCAAATCCAGGTTACAGTGAGAGCATCCAGGAAGTGAAGAACACCATCCTCTCTAAAGCTTCAAAGTCTGCTGGGATCACTTTCTCACAGTTCAAAACCAAAATTCAGGACCTGTGGACTGCACTGCTGAATgaaagttttattttcagttttaaaaacatacttGACATTTCAGTTTTCCAAAAACTGGAAGTCCAGTATGGGAGCTGGACCTGGACCCTGAGGAGCATCATGCTGACCATCGAAAACCAACTTCATAACAGaattgaaaatggaaaagttgaTGAGGTTGAAAAATCTTATCTTTTCAgagaaacaagcaaaacatATGAAGAAGTCAGAAAAGAAATGACAAAGTACTTTGAGGatgacaaagacagagagatCTTGGCTCAGTGGAGAGAACGATTTGAAATCAAAATTAAAGAGTTTCATGATGAACAAGTGAACAGAGTGAAAAGAAAACTGGATAGAGTTATCCAGCAGAAGAAAGCTTGTAAAAATCTGGATGAGAATAAATCAGAGTTTGAGAACAAACTTCTGCAGAAGAGCAAAGAGCTCGCTCATAAACTGAAGGATAAGGCCAAAGATGAAAAAGAGCTTCAGAGACAGTTCAACTCTGTTTGGAGCAGCTGGGTTACTGAATTAACAGCAGGTATAAAACCTGTTGAAGACATCAACTTGGAAAAAGATCAGTTAACGATCCTTCAAGAACTTGGTTTTGAGCCAGCTCTCATAGATGAAAGTAAAAGAAGTGGCAGATACAAGAAAATATCAGAGGTTGGTAATTATTCAGGTTATATGAAGACAGGTGGTAATCTGTTGGTTGACAGTTACAACAAATATAAAGCAAGAGGTGCTTTTTCCCATGAAGAACAAGAACAGATCAGATCGCTCATTGACCAAGCTGAAAAAGAGTCACGTGGTGcaatcaaaaacaaacatgtagcTGCAACAGGCTACACGCAAACATATTTGCAAGAAATGGCCAATCATGTGACAGAAAAAgttcagaaatttctgtcaGAGAGGAAATATACTTTAAACAAGGAGTTTAAAGTTGATCTCTTGCTCTACGTGTTCTACAGGGCAGAAATTTGGCTTCTAGAGTCACacaagaaatttaaaatgagcaaTGATCCAATCACCTATTTAGAAAGcaagaaaacacagttttacacAGTTTTTAGAAGCCTTTGTAAAGAAAACTCATCTGCTGTTGTACTTGGAGAACTGATCTGTGAAAGGCTGAAAGTTTCCACTCTTGAGGCTGTCTGTAATAAGACTGCCATTGATCTCGCTGGAAAGATGAGGTGTAATTTCCCAGCATTCAATGGGACCAGGCAGGACTTGGAGAAACATGTGTTGAAGTCACTcgctaaaaaagaagaaggaatgaaagaagaaaactttAATGATTTCATCACATATATCATAAATCCAAGGAGACAAACAGAAGCTTTCATCAAAGCACAGGTTGAGAAGTACATCTTCAGAGATCAGAAAGATGAAGCTGTGGAAATACTCAAGAAAAATGCTGATGACATCAAAACAACTGTAAGTCAGGCTTTATTTACTGCAACACAAAAGGTCCAAAATCAGAGAGGAGACACAGATATGTGGCTGAAGGAATTTTCTAATGCCCTAAAGGATGAGCTGACATTTGACAAGATTTGTTCTGAAAACTTCAGTGACATAAAAGATTTTCACTTTCTCAAGGAAGAGATACAGAAAGGATTTACGTCCATTACTGAGAAGATGAGCAGCCTCTCCCTGGATAAGCTGAATGAATCCAGGCACAAGCCTGAAGAAATCCTCATAGATCAGCTGTGTAACTGCTGCTGGGTAAAGTGTCCATTCTGTGCAGCTGTTTGTACCAACACCATGAAAGATCACAGTCCTGATGGCCACAGCACTCCTTTTCATCGACCTGATGGGATAAAGGGATGGCACCGTAGAGACACAGTAGAGTTCAGTGTCAACTTCTGCACAACAAATGTTTCAAGTGATCGCAGTTTTTGCCTTAAGGGTGATTCAGAGAAATACATTCCCTACAAACAGTACAAAGCTGCTCATCCACCGTATGATACCTGGAGAATCACTCCTGATGGGTCTAAACTGGCATATTGGAAATGGTTTGTATGTCAATTTCAAACACAACTGGAAGAGCACTATGGGTTAAAGTTCCAGGGCAGTGGAGCTATTCCAgatcaatggaaaaaaataactaaaaatgaaGCCATTCAAAGTCTGGATGAAATGTTTTAA